The DNA window CCGATCGGCACGCACACCGACCTGTCCGCCCTGCGGGAGTTCGCGAAGGGCTGCGACGCCGTCACGTTCGACCACGAGCATGTGCCGACCGAGCACATCGAGGTGCTCGAAGCGGAAGGCGTGAAGATCTTCCCGGGCTCGAAGGCGCTGGTCTTCGCCCAGGACAAGGGCATGATGCGGGAGCGCCTCGCCGCTCTCGGCGCGCCGGTGCCGCGGTGGCGGCGGGTGAGCACGGCCGAGGAGATCGAGGCCTTCGCGGGCGGGTCCTGGCCGGTGGTGGCGAAGGCCACCCGAGGGGGGTACGACGGGCGCGGCGTCTGGATGGTCGGATCGCCGGAAGCCGCCGCCGATCTGGTGTCGACGGGCATCCCGCTGATCGTCGAGGAGAAGGTGCCGCTGCGGCGCGAGCTCGCCGCCCTCGTGGCACGCTCGCCGTTCGGGCAGGTCGCGGCCTATCCCGTGGTCGAGACCGTGCAGAAAGACGGCATCTGCGTCGAGGTGATCGCGCCGGCGCCGGGGCTCGCGGACGACCTGGCGCTCGAGGCGCAGCAGCTCGCCATCGACCTGGCCACCGAGCTCGGCGTGGTCGGCCTGCTCGCGGTGGAGCTGTTCCAGACCGACGCCGGCATCGTCGTCAACGAGCTGGCCATGCGCCCGCACAACTCCGGCCACTGGACCATCGAGGGCGCGCGGACCTCGCAGTTCGAGCAGCACCTGCGGGCCGTGCTGGACTACCCGATGGGCTCGACCGAGCTGACCGCGCCGGTCGTCGTGATGGCGAACGTGCTGGGTGGCGAGCCCGGCGGCATCTCGATCGACGAGCGGCTGCACCACCTGTTCGCGGCGGACCCCGGCGTCCGCGTGCACCTCTACGGCAAGCAGATCCGGCCCGGCCGCAAGATCGGTCACGTGACCGCGCTCGGCTCCTCGGTGGACGAGGTCCGCGCGCGTGCCGTGCGGGCCGCCCAGTGGCTTCAGGAAGGCAAGTGATGGCACCCGTCGTCGGCATCATCATGGGCAGCGACTCGGACTGGCCCACCATGGAGGCCGCCGCGATCGCGCTCGCCGAGTTCGAGGTGCCGTTCGAGGTCGGCGTCGTCTCCGCGCACCGGACCGTCCGCAAGATGGTCGACTACGCCGAGTCGGCCGCTGACCGCGGCATCAAGGCGATCATCGCGGGCGCCGGCGGCGCGGCCCACCTGCCGGGCATGGTCGCGGCCCTCACGCCGCTGCCGGTGATCGGTGTGCCGGTCCCGCTCAAGCACCTGGACGGCATGGACTCGCTGCTCTCCATCGTGCAGATGCCGGCCGGCGTCCCGGTCGCCACCGTGTCGATCGGCGGGGCGCGCAACGCCGGCCTGCTCGCCGTCCGGATCCTCGGGTCGTCCGATCCGGCGCTGCGGCAGCGGATGGCCGACTTCCAGACCGGCCTGGAGAAGATGGTCGGCGAGAAGGACGCGGCGCTGCGGGCGAAACTGCTCGGCTGAGATCTCCGGATCTCAGCGCATCTTCGACAGGACGCTTCGCAGCTCCTGGGTGCGGCGGCGATTCTCGCTCGTCGCGCCCAGGAAGAGCAGCACCACACCGACCGGCACCAGCACCAGCCACGGCCCGACCAGGTTGAAGCCGAACCAGAACGCGGCGAACACCGTGGCGATCGCGCCGATCACCACGGGCGCCTGCTGCTGGGTCCGCGAGCCGACGATCAGCGTCACCACCGCACCGAGCAGCAGCAGCACCGGACGGGTGTCGCCACCGGCGTCGGCCAGCACGATGCCCATCGTCGGCACGAACGCGGCGAGCAGCGCCGGACCGTAGGCCGCCCAGCTGCTCAGGTCCGGCCGGGTGTGCGCCTCCACCACGCCGACCGCCAGCGCCAGCGCGGCGAACGGCAGCGTGTAGGCCTCCGGGACGGCCACCTCGGCCAGCGCGATGAACAGCCACCAGCCGACGATCTCGAAGCCGACCGCCACCCAGAACAGCGTGCGCCGCTGCTGCGGGGTGCGGTCCGGACGGGACGCGGTCAGGCCGAGCACCGCGCCCCACGCGGCCAGCAGCGCGGCCAGATGCGCCGGGGAGTCGAACGCCAGCACGCCGGCGATCAGCGCGGACGCGTACCCGCACCACTCGACGGTGACCGCCTCGGCCCGGTACTGCGGCAGGCCCAGCCTCGGCAGCGCCGCCTCCAGCGAGAGCAGCACCGCGCCGACCGCGAGGACGCCGAACGCCGCCCACTGCCGCGTCAGACCCGCCGAGATCGCCACCGTCATCACGAACATCTGGCCCATCAGGGCGGCGAAGAGCCAACCCAGGATCCGAGCCATCTGGGTACGGCCACCGACCGCCGCCACCAGTCCCACACCGATCGCGCTGCCCAGTGTGAACAGCGTCAGCGGCTCCTCGGCGAGGCTGCCGGCCAGCCCGGCGCCACCGGCCAGCAGGCCGACCACGAAGACGATGCTGCGCGTGGTCCGCAGCAGCGGCGCCCGGGTCGCGGCCGGCGGCGGGGTCAGCGCCAGACCCAGCATCGAGATGGTGAAGACCACGAGCGCCGCGCCGGTCGCCGCCGGGAACCCGGCGTGCAGCGCGATCGGCGTGATCAGCAGGGTCAGCGCCACGCCCGGCAGGATCACCGGAACCGTCTCGGACGCCTTGCCGCCGAAACCGAGCGCGGCCAGGGCGGCGGCGCCCGTCAG is part of the Actinoplanes missouriensis 431 genome and encodes:
- the purE gene encoding 5-(carboxyamino)imidazole ribonucleotide mutase yields the protein MAPVVGIIMGSDSDWPTMEAAAIALAEFEVPFEVGVVSAHRTVRKMVDYAESAADRGIKAIIAGAGGAAHLPGMVAALTPLPVIGVPVPLKHLDGMDSLLSIVQMPAGVPVATVSIGGARNAGLLAVRILGSSDPALRQRMADFQTGLEKMVGEKDAALRAKLLG
- a CDS encoding 5-(carboxyamino)imidazole ribonucleotide synthase, whose amino-acid sequence is MDTRTGLPVVGMVGGGQLARMTHQAAISLGQSLRVLSEKPDDSAALVAADVPIGTHTDLSALREFAKGCDAVTFDHEHVPTEHIEVLEAEGVKIFPGSKALVFAQDKGMMRERLAALGAPVPRWRRVSTAEEIEAFAGGSWPVVAKATRGGYDGRGVWMVGSPEAAADLVSTGIPLIVEEKVPLRRELAALVARSPFGQVAAYPVVETVQKDGICVEVIAPAPGLADDLALEAQQLAIDLATELGVVGLLAVELFQTDAGIVVNELAMRPHNSGHWTIEGARTSQFEQHLRAVLDYPMGSTELTAPVVVMANVLGGEPGGISIDERLHHLFAADPGVRVHLYGKQIRPGRKIGHVTALGSSVDEVRARAVRAAQWLQEGK